From Salinicoccus roseus, the proteins below share one genomic window:
- a CDS encoding sodium:solute symporter family protein, with the protein MELAFSGTSGILIMLFYGIIMLLIGVGTYMRNRNVHSSMEEYYLGGRGLGTMVLFFTFFATQYSGNTVIGYSAEAYRVGYANLVSIPFFIMIILVYLLFAPRMYKLSKKHNIVTPVDWLEMKFKSKAVSILAAIIMLYALGNFLLEQLIAIGQGVAGLTGGTVPYQAGVIFFIVIMVVYGWLGGMRSVAYTDTMQGIALLVGVFMLLIGTIVYFGGLPAAGDYIRTYSPENLGVPEGGGLVRWTNFLILVGIGAAVYPNAIQRIFSAKSERSLKRSLTQMAWMPFLTAGVVFVIGILAYTAFPDLSVEESEQIVGMMASAIANENIIFYIAMVLLFGGIIAAIVSTADSVLLTFSSIVSKDIYGRYINQEASDNKKIMVGKIVGVIAVAFLLMVAWNPPGTLYQVFVLKLEILVQVAPAIILGLYWERSHAKSVFAGMLAGALVAAVFTFAGLTPLGIFSGVWGLIINLFIYIAGSFAFGTAPSKDAVSSMDGQEATQAVR; encoded by the coding sequence ATGGAACTGGCGTTTTCAGGGACGTCCGGGATTCTGATCATGCTGTTCTACGGCATCATCATGCTGCTGATCGGGGTCGGAACATATATGAGAAACAGGAACGTACATAGCAGTATGGAAGAATACTACCTCGGGGGCAGGGGGCTCGGGACGATGGTCCTGTTCTTCACCTTCTTCGCCACCCAATACAGCGGCAATACGGTCATCGGCTATTCCGCTGAGGCCTACCGCGTTGGGTATGCGAACCTTGTGAGCATACCGTTCTTCATCATGATCATCCTCGTCTACCTGCTTTTTGCACCGAGGATGTATAAGCTGAGCAAGAAGCACAATATCGTGACACCGGTGGATTGGCTGGAGATGAAGTTCAAATCGAAGGCCGTCTCCATACTCGCAGCAATCATCATGCTGTATGCTCTGGGCAACTTTCTGCTCGAGCAGCTGATTGCAATCGGTCAGGGTGTTGCGGGACTGACGGGCGGTACGGTGCCGTATCAGGCAGGCGTCATATTCTTCATCGTCATCATGGTGGTATACGGCTGGCTCGGCGGCATGCGTTCGGTCGCCTATACGGATACGATGCAGGGCATCGCGCTGCTCGTCGGCGTATTCATGCTGCTGATCGGCACAATCGTCTACTTCGGCGGCCTCCCGGCGGCCGGAGACTACATCCGGACATATTCTCCTGAGAACCTCGGGGTGCCGGAGGGCGGTGGACTGGTCCGGTGGACAAACTTCCTTATACTCGTCGGCATCGGGGCGGCAGTCTACCCGAATGCCATCCAGCGGATCTTCTCCGCCAAGAGTGAACGGTCGCTCAAACGGTCCCTTACGCAGATGGCATGGATGCCGTTTTTGACGGCGGGTGTCGTATTCGTCATCGGAATCCTTGCCTATACCGCCTTCCCGGACCTCAGCGTGGAGGAATCAGAACAGATTGTCGGAATGATGGCCAGCGCCATCGCCAATGAGAACATCATCTTCTACATCGCGATGGTGCTCCTGTTCGGCGGAATCATTGCAGCCATCGTCTCTACTGCAGACTCTGTGCTGCTTACATTCTCATCCATCGTATCGAAGGATATATACGGACGGTACATCAATCAGGAGGCTTCCGACAACAAGAAGATAATGGTCGGGAAGATCGTCGGTGTCATCGCGGTGGCATTCCTGCTGATGGTCGCATGGAACCCGCCCGGCACACTGTATCAGGTCTTCGTCCTCAAGCTTGAAATCCTTGTCCAGGTGGCACCGGCCATCATACTCGGCCTCTACTGGGAACGGAGCCATGCTAAATCCGTGTTTGCCGGCATGCTCGCCGGTGCACTGGTTGCAGCGGTATTCACATTTGCCGGCCTGACGCCACTCGGCATCTTCAGCGGCGTATGGGGACTCATCATCAATCTGTTCATCTATATCGCGGGCAGTTTCGCTTTCGGTACCGCCCCGTCAAAGGATGCGGTATCCAGCATGGATGGCCAGGAAGCAACACAGGCAGTAAGATAG
- a CDS encoding SDR family oxidoreductase has protein sequence MRILVIGANGQIGRMVVDKLKESEHDPVAMVRKEAQAEALHQKGIKTVIGDLEQDFSHAFEDIDLVLFTAGSGAKTGADKTILIDQEGAMESIDLAKENGVKHFVMVSGMGVEKAREADDAMRPYMHAKFRADEHLEASGVPYTILRPGRLTNDDGKGSVDFYEYEGETRYGEVPRADVASVLVEIINAKPENRLYYLIGGDTPVAEIL, from the coding sequence ATGAGAATATTGGTTATTGGCGCAAATGGCCAGATCGGCAGAATGGTCGTTGATAAACTGAAGGAGAGCGAGCATGATCCGGTCGCAATGGTACGCAAGGAAGCGCAGGCGGAGGCTCTGCATCAAAAGGGCATAAAGACCGTCATCGGCGACCTGGAACAGGATTTCTCGCATGCTTTTGAAGATATCGACCTCGTGCTGTTCACGGCTGGTTCCGGTGCGAAGACGGGTGCCGACAAGACGATCCTGATCGACCAGGAAGGTGCGATGGAATCGATCGATCTCGCCAAGGAAAATGGTGTGAAGCACTTTGTGATGGTCAGTGGCATGGGTGTAGAGAAAGCCAGAGAGGCGGATGATGCAATGCGTCCATACATGCATGCGAAATTCCGTGCGGATGAGCACCTTGAAGCATCCGGAGTACCATATACCATCCTCCGGCCCGGAAGGCTGACGAATGATGACGGCAAAGGCTCGGTGGACTTCTATGAATATGAAGGGGAAACACGCTACGGGGAAGTACCGCGTGCGGATGTCGCAAGCGTACTCGTTGAAATCATCAATGCGAAACCTGAGAACAGGCTCTATTATCTCATCGGCGGAGATACCCCTGTCGCCGAAATCCTATAG
- a CDS encoding fumarylacetoacetate hydrolase family protein: MKLLTFYSDGKLKPGVLTKKGVLDISGSYPTLIEAIVRYKGLEEFLQFALEEECEFFLDPRKVDLGPAIDCSEKIICVGLNYRKHAEESNMPVPEHPILFSKYRNSLSGNGETVGIPSEASQVDYEAELAIIIGREAKEISEEDAEDYIFGYSAANDLSERAFQFRSVQWLLGKNLDGFCPLGPYLVTQDEIEDPNKLRISCSVNGEVRQDSNTNDMIFKCEKLVSYISHYMTLKPGDVILTGTPEGVAMGHEEGHRPWLQDGDEVTVEIEQLGRLTTYMEAE, encoded by the coding sequence ATGAAGCTTTTGACTTTTTATAGTGATGGAAAACTCAAACCAGGTGTACTGACAAAAAAAGGTGTCCTGGACATCTCAGGCTCCTATCCGACATTGATCGAAGCCATTGTAAGATATAAAGGGTTGGAAGAGTTTCTGCAGTTTGCACTCGAGGAGGAGTGTGAATTCTTCCTGGACCCCCGCAAAGTGGATCTGGGCCCCGCAATAGACTGTTCTGAAAAGATCATCTGTGTGGGCCTGAACTATAGGAAACATGCAGAAGAGTCGAATATGCCGGTACCGGAGCATCCGATCCTCTTCAGCAAGTACAGGAACAGCCTGTCCGGAAACGGGGAGACGGTCGGCATCCCATCTGAAGCTTCCCAGGTGGATTATGAGGCCGAACTTGCCATCATCATCGGCAGGGAAGCCAAGGAAATCAGCGAGGAAGATGCCGAAGACTACATATTCGGCTACAGTGCCGCGAACGACCTGTCCGAACGGGCCTTCCAGTTCAGAAGCGTGCAGTGGCTGCTGGGTAAGAACCTGGATGGGTTCTGTCCTTTGGGTCCGTATCTCGTCACGCAGGATGAAATAGAGGATCCGAATAAACTGCGAATCAGCTGCAGCGTCAATGGAGAAGTCCGGCAGGATTCCAATACGAATGACATGATCTTCAAGTGCGAGAAGCTGGTCAGCTATATTTCACACTATATGACGCTGAAGCCGGGAGATGTCATCCTCACGGGAACACCGGAAGGCGTCGCCATGGGTCATGAAGAAGGTCATCGGCCATGGCTTCAGGATGGTGATGAGGTCACTGTCGAAATCGAGCAGCTGGGCAGGCTCACCACATATATGGAAGCGGAGTAG
- a CDS encoding GntP family permease, which yields MLMILFILALAVLFLLILKFKLEPFIALLITSFGLALAVQIPIAEASSIIAEGFGNTLAGVGILIGLGIVFGQFLAKSGAVEKIAEGILSITGVKKSPAGLALTGSIVSIPVFFDAAFVILNKVIKSLTKKTGIAKITFVTALAVGLIVSHSMVIPTPGPLVVAENIGVDLGIFLMMGIFVAVIATLVGGYGYGMFIGKRIKTEEIEDEMEEVQEETDERPNGKEITKSLSFGLIALPIVLILSNTVAQLFIPENPLAAFFAFVGDKNVALLIAVLVSLLVLKPYIAGEYKVQFNKSMQDAGSILLITGAGGAFGAVINASGMGDYLIEMMTSWNIHILLLAFIFTQILRASLGSATVALVTTSSILGPQVAELAVSPVLLALAICSGAIGLSLPNDSGFWVVNRFGNLTVPQTLKAWSLGGFVAGLTGITLVYIMHFITIL from the coding sequence ATGTTGATGATACTATTCATTTTGGCACTGGCTGTACTGTTTCTTCTGATTTTGAAATTTAAGCTGGAGCCCTTCATCGCATTGTTGATCACATCGTTTGGTCTTGCCTTGGCTGTGCAGATACCGATTGCTGAAGCCTCGTCCATCATTGCAGAAGGCTTCGGTAATACATTGGCCGGAGTAGGTATACTGATCGGACTTGGAATTGTCTTTGGGCAGTTCCTGGCAAAATCAGGAGCAGTGGAGAAGATTGCCGAAGGCATCCTTTCCATCACAGGGGTCAAGAAATCCCCGGCAGGATTGGCACTGACGGGGTCCATAGTTTCCATCCCCGTCTTCTTTGATGCAGCATTTGTCATCCTGAACAAGGTGATCAAAAGTTTGACCAAAAAAACGGGGATCGCCAAAATCACATTTGTAACCGCTTTAGCCGTTGGACTGATCGTTTCACACAGCATGGTCATTCCGACACCAGGCCCCCTTGTTGTGGCGGAGAATATCGGGGTGGACCTCGGTATATTCCTGATGATGGGAATATTCGTCGCAGTCATCGCCACACTCGTTGGTGGGTATGGTTACGGGATGTTCATCGGTAAAAGGATAAAGACAGAAGAAATTGAAGATGAAATGGAAGAAGTCCAAGAAGAAACAGATGAACGGCCAAATGGAAAAGAAATCACCAAAAGCCTCTCGTTCGGTCTGATTGCGTTACCGATTGTGCTGATACTGAGCAATACAGTAGCGCAACTCTTCATACCGGAGAACCCTCTGGCAGCATTCTTTGCGTTTGTCGGTGACAAGAACGTTGCGCTCCTCATCGCAGTGCTCGTGTCATTGCTTGTGCTAAAGCCGTATATCGCCGGAGAATACAAAGTCCAATTCAATAAATCCATGCAGGATGCCGGGAGTATCCTACTGATCACGGGCGCCGGTGGTGCTTTTGGAGCGGTAATCAATGCGAGTGGAATGGGAGACTACCTTATTGAAATGATGACAAGTTGGAATATACATATTCTACTCCTCGCTTTCATATTCACCCAGATACTCAGGGCATCACTTGGGTCTGCAACAGTGGCGCTTGTCACGACTTCAAGTATACTCGGACCTCAAGTTGCAGAACTTGCCGTTTCACCAGTTCTTCTGGCCCTTGCCATCTGTTCCGGTGCAATCGGTCTCTCATTGCCGAACGACTCCGGTTTCTGGGTTGTGAACAGGTTTGGTAATCTGACGGTTCCACAAACGCTCAAAGCCTGGTCCCTTGGCGGATTCGTAGCCGGGCTCACTGGCATTACACTTGTTTATATCATGCATTTCATCACTATACTTTAG
- a CDS encoding four-carbon acid sugar kinase family protein, translating into MMDKELLKDVPDCNPERDFENFNYKVVVLDDDPTGTQTVKDLNVYTAWDEALVRDGFMSDNNMFYIMTNSRAFTEEKTIAVHKDIIEVLDKVSKELEQPYLVISRGDSTLRGHSYIEPKTIDEASEGGFDAVFHIPAFFEGGRYTYGGVHYLQEGDQFVPVNESEFANDSTFGFSAGTMAGYVAEKSEGAVSVDEVKHIDLDMLRGCDDAQLLEFFDSLSNFDSVVVDAVHDNDLAFFTSVLMDYLNREDRKFIFRTAASFVKSICATPGEVLQADEIADKQDGHGGIIVVGSHVEKTTQQLKHLLDHSSIIPLEFEVDRVKDAEELKEYIHTIRKHVEEQINGGRNVVIYTSRKLISTDDKFESLEISKRISESLVEIVSTLDVKPRFIIAKGGITSSDVATIGLNVRKARVLGQADKGIPVWKTMAEAKYPNMPYIVFPGNVGGVETLYSVYNKLDRGE; encoded by the coding sequence ATGATGGATAAAGAGCTTCTTAAAGACGTTCCGGACTGCAATCCGGAAAGGGATTTCGAAAACTTTAACTATAAAGTGGTCGTGCTCGATGATGATCCGACGGGTACTCAGACGGTCAAAGACCTGAACGTCTACACTGCTTGGGACGAAGCACTGGTCAGGGACGGGTTCATGTCGGACAACAACATGTTCTACATCATGACCAACTCAAGGGCATTTACCGAGGAGAAGACGATTGCTGTACACAAGGATATTATCGAAGTTCTTGATAAAGTTTCAAAAGAGCTCGAGCAGCCCTACCTTGTAATCAGCAGGGGTGATTCCACATTGAGGGGACATTCATATATAGAGCCTAAAACGATAGATGAAGCCAGCGAAGGCGGATTTGATGCGGTATTTCATATACCAGCCTTCTTCGAAGGCGGCCGTTATACTTACGGTGGCGTGCATTACCTGCAGGAAGGTGACCAGTTCGTTCCTGTAAATGAGAGTGAATTCGCAAACGATTCGACATTCGGATTCAGTGCTGGAACAATGGCCGGGTATGTCGCAGAGAAGAGTGAAGGGGCAGTGTCCGTTGATGAAGTGAAGCATATCGACCTCGATATGTTGAGAGGGTGTGACGATGCCCAGCTTCTCGAGTTCTTTGACTCATTGTCGAACTTCGATTCGGTTGTAGTGGATGCAGTCCATGACAATGATCTTGCATTCTTCACCTCTGTGCTTATGGATTATCTCAACAGGGAAGACAGAAAATTCATCTTCCGTACGGCAGCCTCCTTTGTGAAATCGATCTGTGCGACGCCAGGAGAGGTACTCCAAGCAGATGAAATTGCAGATAAACAGGATGGACATGGCGGCATCATCGTTGTCGGGTCGCATGTCGAGAAGACGACCCAGCAGCTCAAGCATCTGCTGGATCATTCAAGCATCATACCCCTTGAATTCGAAGTGGACAGGGTCAAGGATGCTGAAGAACTGAAAGAATATATCCATACCATCAGAAAGCATGTCGAGGAGCAGATTAATGGCGGCAGGAACGTAGTGATATATACCTCCCGTAAACTGATCAGCACTGACGATAAGTTTGAAAGTCTTGAAATATCCAAGCGGATTTCGGAAAGCCTCGTCGAAATCGTCTCGACACTTGATGTGAAGCCAAGGTTCATCATTGCAAAAGGTGGAATCACATCAAGTGATGTGGCGACGATCGGACTTAATGTGAGAAAAGCGCGGGTACTCGGTCAAGCGGATAAAGGAATTCCTGTATGGAAAACGATGGCTGAAGCGAAGTATCCAAATATGCCCTACATCGTCTTCCCAGGCAATGTCGGTGGCGTAGAAACATTGTATAGCGTATATAATAAATTGGATAGGGGAGAATAG
- a CDS encoding NAD(P)-binding domain-containing protein — MNIGFIGLGIMGAPMVKNLLGHRHTVFVNDVNKEAEARVVEQGATSVGSLQEMAERADAIITMLPNGAIVKEVLFKSEDALYPHLKEGQMVIDMSSLAPTDSIEINGILEAKHVIFADAPVSGGEPLAITGELSVMMGCSADHFNSLKAVVEPMSKSVIRVGDVGAGSTVKLANQIIVNTNIAALAEAVVLAKNFDIDLEAMFEAIRNGLAGSNVMEAKFPKMIDEDYKAGGTININFKDLHNVTSTSDQEQITLPLTNMVKEMYKSEIINGNGMNDHSGIIKYIERINGR, encoded by the coding sequence GTGAATATTGGTTTTATCGGCCTGGGGATCATGGGCGCACCAATGGTCAAGAACTTATTGGGTCATAGGCATACAGTGTTTGTAAATGATGTAAACAAGGAGGCGGAAGCACGGGTGGTGGAACAGGGTGCTACATCTGTGGGTTCTCTGCAGGAGATGGCAGAGCGTGCGGATGCCATCATAACGATGCTGCCCAATGGTGCCATAGTGAAAGAGGTGCTGTTCAAATCTGAGGATGCACTGTATCCACATCTTAAAGAAGGACAGATGGTCATTGATATGAGCTCTTTGGCTCCAACGGATTCCATTGAAATCAACGGGATTCTCGAAGCGAAGCACGTCATTTTTGCTGATGCACCTGTCAGTGGCGGAGAGCCGTTGGCGATAACCGGTGAACTGTCAGTGATGATGGGGTGCAGTGCGGACCACTTTAACAGTTTGAAAGCAGTCGTTGAGCCGATGTCCAAATCAGTCATCAGGGTGGGTGATGTTGGAGCGGGAAGTACCGTAAAACTTGCCAACCAGATTATCGTCAACACGAATATTGCAGCGCTGGCAGAAGCTGTCGTACTGGCCAAAAACTTTGATATAGACCTTGAAGCCATGTTTGAGGCAATCAGGAACGGCCTGGCCGGTTCGAATGTCATGGAAGCGAAGTTTCCTAAAATGATTGATGAGGATTATAAGGCGGGCGGTACAATCAACATCAATTTCAAAGATCTCCATAATGTGACTTCAACAAGCGACCAGGAACAGATCACCCTCCCATTGACGAATATGGTCAAGGAAATGTATAAATCCGAAATCATAAATGGAAACGGAATGAACGACCATTCAGGAATCATCAAGTATATCGAAAGAATAAATGGGAGGTAG
- a CDS encoding GntR family transcriptional regulator, with protein sequence MSRNISLYEKIREDILNRRFDEEEKLTEVKLAKLYGVSRTPIREVLKQLEFEYLIKNGHIYKPSPEDYRNLFEMRILIETHAVEKAVLLYGKEDMNALKQSIERAKEGPEEETLSANKFFHEKLVEAIRNPFLSETYERLNSVIYFFSRTVVEKQRPNLIEEHEEVVEAIEERNGEKAKRLIRLHLEKDLEFTLYYM encoded by the coding sequence ATGAGTAGAAATATATCTTTATATGAAAAGATCCGGGAAGACATCCTTAACCGGCGGTTCGATGAAGAGGAAAAGTTGACCGAAGTGAAATTGGCCAAACTCTATGGTGTCAGCAGGACACCAATCAGAGAGGTGCTCAAACAACTTGAGTTCGAGTATCTGATCAAAAATGGACATATATATAAACCTTCTCCAGAAGACTACAGAAACCTCTTCGAGATGCGTATCCTGATTGAAACACATGCTGTAGAGAAAGCTGTGCTGCTTTATGGAAAAGAAGATATGAATGCTCTAAAGCAATCAATAGAAAGGGCAAAGGAAGGACCGGAAGAAGAAACCTTGTCGGCTAATAAATTCTTCCATGAAAAACTGGTGGAAGCCATCCGGAACCCGTTCCTCTCGGAAACATATGAGCGGCTCAATTCGGTCATCTACTTCTTCAGTAGAACAGTAGTGGAAAAACAGCGGCCGAACCTCATTGAAGAGCACGAGGAAGTTGTGGAGGCGATCGAGGAGCGTAATGGAGAGAAGGCAAAGAGGCTTATCCGCCTACATCTGGAAAAGGACCTTGAGTTTACCCTCTATTATATGTAA
- a CDS encoding MFS transporter — MQNKDYSNDGIWTKEFIVIFMYHFIIMFAMYVSMVTIGSFAIDNYNASASTAGLVASIFIIGVLVGRALTGQQINRLGARRLLYIGTIMFFATYVLYFIDGGLSLLIITRFLNGFATGLISTALNTLATISVPENRRGEGISYFSLSFVLGSAIGPFLGFLLAGMIPYSMMLLIVLVLVLIVAMTIPMIRTNNIKRPMKPTVKGFKMVDRDALPMGFSILFMGLAYAGVLSFLNMYAQEVNLVTAASFFFIVYAVSITLTRPFTGKLMDQKGANIVLYPAFILMAIGFFMLGSATTGLVLLASSVLIGFGYGNFQSIAQTVCVNLASRENVGLATSTYFIMLEIGLGFGPFFLGFLVPSLGYGGLYQFLVISVLIAMGIFHFVYGRHESAEKHMSQQNLK, encoded by the coding sequence TTGCAGAATAAAGATTATTCAAATGATGGAATCTGGACAAAGGAATTTATCGTCATATTCATGTACCATTTCATCATCATGTTCGCCATGTATGTCTCAATGGTCACGATTGGGAGTTTTGCAATCGACAATTACAATGCTTCCGCGAGCACGGCGGGTCTCGTAGCAAGCATTTTCATAATAGGGGTTCTCGTGGGACGTGCGCTGACCGGTCAGCAGATCAACCGCTTGGGGGCACGGCGCCTCCTATATATAGGAACAATCATGTTCTTTGCAACATATGTCCTTTATTTCATTGATGGCGGCTTGTCGCTGCTCATCATCACGCGTTTCCTCAATGGTTTTGCGACCGGTCTGATCAGTACTGCACTCAATACACTGGCGACCATATCAGTTCCTGAAAATCGCAGGGGAGAGGGCATCAGCTACTTCAGCCTGAGTTTTGTACTCGGCTCGGCAATCGGCCCATTTCTCGGTTTCCTGTTGGCAGGTATGATTCCATACAGCATGATGCTGCTGATTGTTTTAGTGCTGGTGCTGATTGTGGCCATGACCATTCCGATGATCCGCACGAACAACATCAAACGTCCAATGAAGCCGACTGTAAAGGGTTTCAAGATGGTCGACCGCGATGCACTGCCGATGGGCTTCTCAATTCTATTCATGGGCCTTGCGTACGCAGGCGTGCTGTCCTTCCTGAACATGTATGCACAGGAAGTGAATCTCGTGACTGCAGCAAGTTTCTTCTTCATCGTCTATGCAGTATCCATTACATTGACGCGTCCATTTACAGGTAAACTGATGGACCAGAAAGGCGCCAACATCGTCCTGTATCCTGCATTCATACTGATGGCAATAGGATTCTTCATGCTTGGAAGTGCCACGACGGGGCTGGTCCTCCTGGCTTCCAGCGTCCTCATCGGTTTCGGTTACGGAAACTTCCAGTCCATTGCCCAGACTGTCTGTGTCAACCTGGCTTCCCGGGAGAACGTAGGGCTTGCGACCAGCACATATTTCATCATGCTTGAAATAGGCTTGGGATTTGGGCCATTCTTCCTTGGATTCCTTGTTCCATCACTCGGTTATGGCGGGCTCTATCAGTTCCTCGTCATTTCCGTGCTCATTGCGATGGGTATATTCCATTTCGTCTACGGTCGTCATGAGAGTGCCGAGAAGCATATGTCGCAACAGAACTTGAAATAG
- a CDS encoding MarR family winged helix-turn-helix transcriptional regulator — MRIEQEFFDAYMAIHRPYINRANSILSTYNLYSSQWLILKDIAKKGKTTSVDVSRRRGIEKPTATKVIKHLLELDLIESTPGEDRRIKYLTMTEKGKHLFDEVSDKMNHMQREVLEDFEIEEVEELIMSLRRMNI, encoded by the coding sequence GTGCGTATCGAACAGGAATTTTTTGATGCCTATATGGCAATACACCGCCCTTATATCAATCGGGCAAACAGCATCCTGTCTACTTATAATCTCTACAGCTCACAGTGGCTGATACTGAAGGACATCGCAAAGAAAGGCAAGACGACTTCCGTCGATGTGAGCCGGCGGCGGGGAATCGAGAAGCCTACGGCGACGAAAGTGATCAAGCATCTGCTTGAACTCGATCTTATCGAGTCCACCCCGGGTGAGGATCGCCGCATCAAGTATTTGACGATGACGGAAAAAGGAAAGCATCTTTTTGACGAAGTCAGCGATAAGATGAATCATATGCAGCGGGAGGTGCTGGAGGATTTTGAAATCGAAGAGGTCGAAGAATTGATCATGTCACTCAGAAGAATGAATATATAG
- a CDS encoding LacI family DNA-binding transcriptional regulator has protein sequence MKKVTIKDVAQEAGVSTSTVSQYLNGRYHYMGEETKERVAEAVEALGYRPNYMARNLKSASTKTIGIIVSNILHHFAVSVTRKIEDYCDRDGYNLIICNADDDPKKERKYIDGLLEKQVDGLIIMPTRGNDDLYRKLAAQQFPIVFIDRYVENIDIPAFKLDNHHAISLAVDYLKGRGAETFYYIGASDDMSLTPRIERLAAFREIVGKMGVPHHVITATNESLYEKVEAEFKSGEAASVVLANDFALMAFLKYANNHDLDLETNNHLVAIDDLPLAGVYRPEITTIAQPIDEIAEEAYRNVMGSLQNEAPRKYPIYNFKGEIMER, from the coding sequence ATGAAAAAGGTGACAATTAAAGATGTTGCACAGGAAGCGGGCGTCTCCACGAGCACCGTTTCCCAGTATCTGAATGGGCGCTACCATTATATGGGGGAGGAGACGAAGGAGCGTGTCGCGGAAGCAGTGGAAGCCCTTGGCTACCGGCCCAACTATATGGCAAGAAACTTGAAGAGTGCCTCCACGAAGACCATCGGCATCATCGTCTCGAATATACTGCACCATTTTGCAGTCAGCGTAACGAGAAAAATTGAAGATTATTGCGACCGGGATGGCTACAACCTCATCATTTGCAATGCTGATGACGATCCAAAGAAGGAGCGGAAGTATATTGATGGTCTCCTTGAGAAGCAGGTGGATGGACTCATCATCATGCCGACGCGGGGGAATGACGACCTCTATCGGAAACTCGCCGCCCAGCAGTTTCCGATCGTATTCATCGACCGGTATGTGGAAAATATAGATATCCCTGCATTCAAGCTGGATAATCATCATGCGATTTCCCTGGCGGTCGATTACTTGAAGGGGAGGGGAGCGGAGACTTTCTACTATATAGGTGCCTCGGATGACATGTCACTCACCCCTCGGATTGAACGGCTTGCGGCATTCAGGGAGATTGTAGGGAAGATGGGCGTGCCCCATCATGTCATCACCGCCACCAACGAATCATTGTATGAAAAGGTGGAAGCGGAGTTCAAAAGTGGAGAAGCGGCAAGCGTAGTACTGGCGAATGACTTTGCACTGATGGCCTTTCTGAAATATGCAAACAACCATGATCTGGATCTCGAGACGAACAATCATCTTGTGGCAATCGATGACCTTCCACTTGCCGGGGTGTACCGCCCGGAAATCACAACCATTGCCCAACCGATTGATGAAATTGCAGAAGAAGCCTATAGGAATGTTATGGGAAGTCTTCAAAATGAAGCGCCCAGAAAATATCCGATATACAATTTTAAAGGTGAGATAATGGAAAGATAA
- a CDS encoding bifunctional 2-keto-4-hydroxyglutarate aldolase/2-keto-3-deoxy-6-phosphogluconate aldolase: MKKFDVLNEIRENYLIAVVRGKGFEDTVKMVENIIEGGIKNIEITYTTPKASELIEHFATNSEACVGAGTVMSRETADEAIRRGAQYIVSPHFDKDVAALCNLNQIPYLPGCATATEVAEAMKAGVDVIKIFPGGVLGASFIKDIKGPMPHANLMPSGGVNKENMADWMENGAFAIGIGSALAKGYDGSNPEVVKENTESFVATYQKALKGE, translated from the coding sequence ATGAAGAAATTTGATGTTCTGAACGAAATCCGTGAAAACTACCTGATTGCAGTTGTGCGTGGAAAAGGTTTCGAGGATACGGTGAAGATGGTCGAAAACATCATCGAAGGTGGAATCAAAAATATAGAAATCACCTACACGACACCGAAGGCAAGTGAGCTGATCGAGCATTTCGCAACTAACAGTGAAGCATGTGTGGGTGCAGGCACGGTCATGTCGCGGGAGACTGCGGATGAAGCGATCAGGCGGGGCGCACAGTATATCGTCAGCCCGCACTTCGACAAGGATGTCGCAGCCCTCTGCAACCTGAATCAGATCCCCTACCTGCCTGGATGTGCGACGGCGACGGAAGTCGCAGAAGCGATGAAAGCCGGCGTGGATGTCATCAAGATCTTCCCTGGCGGTGTGCTCGGTGCGTCATTCATCAAGGACATCAAAGGACCGATGCCGCATGCAAACCTTATGCCTTCCGGGGGCGTCAACAAGGAGAACATGGCTGATTGGATGGAGAACGGAGCTTTCGCCATCGGCATCGGCAGTGCACTCGCCAAAGGTTATGATGGTTCGAACCCGGAAGTCGTCAAAGAAAACACTGAATCATTCGTCGCCACATATCAGAAAGCATTGAAAGGGGAATAG